The nucleotide sequence ACTTTTCTCTGTCCCTGGCcaagcttcttttgatgcaggctGCCAacggccttctgggctgcaggtgccccttgctggctcatgtccagcttctcatccccaagtgcttttctgcagggctgctctcaatctcatcatcccccagcctggattgatatcTAGgcttgccctgacccaggtgcaggaccttgcgcTTTACGTTATTGAACCTCACGAGGTTCTCAgcgcagctctccagcctgcccagctccctctgggtgGCATCCTGTCAAACTTACCAACTGCActactcagcttggtatcatctgtgAACTTGCTGAACTATAATGAGGATTTGTACTTTGTGTCAAAGGTCTCTGGGGGTCAAGTTACCCAGATGGTGGCCTGTGGGTTTTAATTATGAGATTATACGAGTAAGGAACTGTCCAGAACTGTATGAAGTAGAGGAAGGGTAAGATTTTCAGAGCAGAAGACAACTGCTGAAGAACTAAggattaaaaaaatcccaacccatAATAGTCCCCAATGAGCTGTAGCTCTTTAATTTTTTGCTTCATTCTAGAGCAGCTGGTATTGGTGAAGGCAGAAATTAGGATGTGGGCACTCCTGGGAGTAGGGCTGAAGTGTGCCAGGCAGTTGGGAACTGTAACCTGGAAACAGTTCAGCTGGTTTTGGTCTTAATTTCTTAGCATCGTGGCAGCTCCTTCATACTAAATTAACCTGCATTGGTCCCAGCAAGGTGacctggtttcttttttttcccttggccatgatggtttatttttatgcctgttccagtgcttacTGCTGCAGTCTCCGGCTCCCAGCCAGTGATTTTAAGTCTCTTCACCTGTCTGTGCTTTATTGTTGTATTTGTGTTGCAGATTAAATAAATTCCTGAAGGCCTGGTGGTAGCCtctctgtcctttcttccactgaTGCTTTTTTCTGGTCCATTTTGTTGTGTGGTACTCATGGAGTGTTGCTCTGTCTCATTCTCGCTCCAGGTAATTGTGGAAAAAGCACCAAAAGCCAGAGTACCTGACCTAGACAAAAGGAAGTATCTTGTGCCTTCTGACCTCACAGGTAACAAAagcccttccttccttcctgattTTCAGTCAGATTTCAGAAATGCTTTTACTTTGTGTCCAGCAGCAAGAAGATAACCAGGCAGACTCAACATCTTACCATGAGGCTTtcaggataggctgagggagctggggttgttcagtctagagaagactccaggggggaccttagagctgccttccatcacctgaagggatcttacaggaaggctggagagggacttttcacgagggtgtctagagacaggccaagggggaatggtttgaagctgaagagggcaggcttagactggatctgagaaagttcttcagtatgagggtggtgagactctggaataggctgcccagggaggttgtgaatggcTCCTCTCTGGGagtattcaaagccaggctggatgaggccttgagcagccaagtctagttaagaggtgtccctgcccatggcagggaagttggagtagatgatctctgaggtcccttccaacctaagccattctaggattctatgaccaTTACCCCAGGTTGGCCTTGTTGTATTTATGTACCTTGCAGCCTGGATGACAAcattctctgaggtcttctcagGTATCCCACTGATTTAGGTAATCTGTTTAGCTGACTGCTAGCCATGATGAAAATAAGTCAGTTGTGTGTCATAATCATCAGTCAGTGATGACCTGGCTGCAGAGTTGCCAGAGGCTGTATCCTCCATGCTGGAAGAGACaggctccatcattttccagctcTGAGGTTGGAGTCATGGCTACAAAGTTCCTTTTCCAAGTGGTCATGGCTATTTTGTGTGAtgacatttgttttcatttgagaTCATGACTGAGTTACAAGaacagcatttctttttctttcagtataCAGTGGGTTGTGAAACACTTTCTTATGCAACATAGCTCAAGCAAATAGTAAGGAATTTGTTTTCAGGAATGACAGGTTCACTTACACCAAGGTTAAACTCTCCAAGATGTCTCTGATCTACAGAATTTGAAGGTCAATGTAGCTGGGAGGTCTTCCCACTAATCCCCACCACTGAGCATTTCAGACCATGGTAGGTAAAACATGGATTTAGATAGTCCCTGGCCTGAGGCATGAACCTGAGAAGCTGCAGGCTCCAAGTGGATTGGCTGCTAGTGTGGTCAGTCAGGaatttgctgcttgctttctctgtgtTGTTCATTTCTCCTTATTTGGCATGTAAAGCATGTGACTTCCACCTCCAAAAGGAAACAGCCATGGttaaagggttctcaagcactggaacaggcgcCCTGGAgtggtggctgaatccccatccaggGAAGTGTtaagaagaggcagagatgtggtgctgagggacatggattaGCACCAGACTGgttagagagtggttggacttgatgatcttttccagccaaaacaagtcttatgattctatggttaggttaaaaccccaaacaaatacaccaaacaccacaaagaaaccccaaatcaaAATGTTCCTTCTTCACCTGAagtgttctcttctgttcctcTTCAGTTGGCCAATTCTACTTCCTAATCCGAAAACGGATCCACCTGAGGCCAGAAGATGCCCTCTTCTTCTTTGTCAATAACACCATCCCTCCCACCAGTGCCACTATGGGCCAGCTCTATGAGGTAAGCCTGGCCCACCTCTTCTACCTGTTCTTGGGAGTGTCCAGAAGAATGCAGAGCCTCACAGAAGGACAACTGAACGCTACTCAGATGGCAGTGAATGCAGCTTAGTCATGGATGTTTGAGTAGTGACCCCCTTGGCCTGGGCTGTATCCCATCAGCTGTTGAGGGATATTGTATGCTGCAGTTATAAAGAGGAGCCTGGGGAGCCTCATCATGTTAACTGATTGCTAGTTGAAGGGGTTGTCAAGTCAGGCAGTGAGTAGTTGCCCCAGCACTGAGATGTTGCTCCTAGTACTTGAACAGAGTGTTGAAATAAACTGCTTTATCCTTCAGATTTCAGAGGAAAGCTTGGGGTGGGGCAGAACATTCACACTAGCTTTCCTGTTCATACAAAAGAGGTTTCCTTTGGGCCATTAGAGGAACACAGTGTCACTGGGCAACCAGTTGTAAATATGTTGTGAAGGAACATTTATTCTTCATGCAGAATTACTTTCTTATCCCTTATACTGTGTATGAGGACCTTGTAGGACACTCTGAACATTGCTGCACAGCATTTCTAGTAGGCAGTGTTGTTTGATTAACCTTAAaggttattctattctattctattctattctattctattctattctattctattctattctattctattctattctattctattctattctattctattctaattctattctattctattcacaagAGTGCTCCTCAATTACCCAGCTGTCACATCATGGCTGGTTTGCAGCCTGGATTGATTTCTCCTTgatttgttcaatatcttcatcagtgatacAGACAGTGAGGCTGAGggcaccttcagcaagtttgcagatgatgccaagctgagtggtgtggttgataagactgaaggatgggatgggtgTCATCCAAAGGGACCTGCGCAGGCTGTAGAgttgggctgaggagaatctcatgaggttcaataaggcaaagtgcaagatcctgcacctaggtcagggcaatcctagatatcagtccaggctgggggatgatgagattgagagcagccctgcagaaaagcacttggggatgctgctggatgagaagctggatgtgagccagcaagcggcacttgcagcccaaaaggccagtggcagcctgggctgcatcaaaagcagtgtggccagagatggagagatctgattctgcctctgctctgctctggagagatctcACCTACAGTGctgtatccagctctggagccctcaacaggAAGGAAATGGACATGATGGagatggtccagaggaggccatgaagatgatcaggggcctggagcacctgtgctatggggacaggctgagggagttgggcttattcagcctggagaagagaaggctcaggggagacctaatagcagccttccagtttcAATTAGAAAGTTCCAGTGTGGTCC is from Dryobates pubescens isolate bDryPub1 chromosome 15, bDryPub1.pri, whole genome shotgun sequence and encodes:
- the GABARAPL1 gene encoding gamma-aminobutyric acid receptor-associated protein-like 1, translated to MKFQYKEDHPFEYRKKEGEKIRKKYPDRVPVIVEKAPKARVPDLDKRKYLVPSDLTVGQFYFLIRKRIHLRPEDALFFFVNNTIPPTSATMGQLYEDNHEEDYFLYVAYSDESVYGK